The Carcharodon carcharias isolate sCarCar2 chromosome 15, sCarCar2.pri, whole genome shotgun sequence genome includes a window with the following:
- the c15h7orf26 gene encoding uncharacterized protein C7orf26 homolog isoform X1: MTDIRHSLLRRDALSAAKELLYHLDIFFSSQLQNVPGPLVDKSTIELVEEFIFQLSKERNTQPKRLSSLQELQLLEIMCSYFQEQSKDAVRQIIFSALFGPQGNKADENRLAMLGKLVSMAIAICRVPILECTALWLQRTHAVFCVRLAKVLAEDYCILVPGSVQTLKRIVHASPRFCCQLITAVTALYDLSTDDLIPPHDLLEMVVSWVYDDPRLTLITFLNSPANLPRGFLELTPLPGLIRWCVLAPLAYKRNCKTSSAQSLMNGNSNKMCKEFENDVNNDFKILYSKLHLSVLQVLMILQGHLTEKNLYGRLELIMFDHVDRLVEDIIKIVKELNLSNPVKEIELTLDRLAQALQVGIASGALLCTRDDLRSICSALPHNSLLQLVLTGPVQQSPHTALPPGFYPHIHAPPAGYPMYSTHPVQTYMPAVNDRHRILHCT; this comes from the exons ATGACTGATATTCGCCATTCCCTTTTGAGACGGGATGCTTTAAGTGCAGCAAAAGAACTCTTGTACCATTTGGATATCTTTTTTAGCAGCCAGCTGCAAAATGTACCAGGTCCACTGGTTGACAAGTCCACCATTGAGCTCGTAGAAGAATTTATTTTTCAGCTTTCAAAAGAACGTAATACtcaaccaaaa AGATTGAGCTCATTACAGGAGCTGCAGCTGTTGGAGATCATGTGTAGCTATTTCCAAGAACAAAGTAAAGATGCAGTTCGACAGATCATCTTCTCTGCACTGTTTGGTCCCCAGGGTAATAAAGCAGATGAAAACAGACTGGCTATGTTGGGAAAACTTGTATCCATGGCAATAGCAATCTGTCGAGTTCCTATCTTGGAATGTACTGCATTATGGTTGCAG AGAACACATGCAGTATTCTGTGTAAGACTTGCCAAGGTCCTTGCTGAGGATTACTGCATTTTGGTACCAGGATCAGTGCAGACCTTAAAACGAATTGTTCATGCTAGTCCTCGATTCTGCTGTCAGTtgatcactgctgtcactgcgttgTATGACCTTTCAACAG ATGACCTGATTCCTCCTCATGATCTACTGGAGATGGTTGTATCTTGGGTGTACGATGATCCACGGTTGACACTGATTACATTTTTGAACAGCCCAGCTAATCTCCCCCGTGGCTTTTTGGAGCTCACGCCACTTCCAGGCCTGATTCGCTGGTGTGTGCTCGCACCTTTGGCCTACAAAAGGAACTGCAAAACTTCTTCAGCTCAATCCTTAATGAATGGTAACAGCAATAAAATGTGCAAGGAGTTTGAAAATGATGTAAACAATGACTTCAAAATCCTTTATTCGAAGTTGCATTTAAGTGTTCTTCAGGTCCTTATGATACTTCAAGGCCATTTAACAGAAAAGAACTTGTATGGCCGTTTGGAGCTCATCATGTTCGATCATGTAGATCGGCTTGTTGAAGACATTATCAAAATAGTTAAAGAACTCAATCTTTCAAATCCTGTGAAGGAGATTGAGCTCACATTGGATAGATTAGCTCAAGCCCTGCAAGTTGGTATTGCATCAGGAGCACTACTGTGTACTAGAG ATGATTTACGATCGATCTGCTCTGCACTTCCACATAACAG CTTGCTTCAGTTGGTCCTAACTGGACCAGTACAACAGTCTCCGCATACTGCACTGCCACCAGGATTCTATCCACATATCCATGCACCACCTGCTGGATATCCTATGTATTCAACTCACCCAGTGCAGACATATATGCCGG CTGTGAATGACAGACATCGTATCCTCCACTGTACTTAG
- the c15h7orf26 gene encoding uncharacterized protein C7orf26 homolog isoform X2 — MTDIRHSLLRRDALSAAKELLYHLDIFFSSQLQNVPGPLVDKSTIELVEEFIFQLSKERNTQPKRLSSLQELQLLEIMCSYFQEQSKDAVRQIIFSALFGPQGNKADENRLAMLGKLVSMAIAICRVPILECTALWLQRTHAVFCVRLAKVLAEDYCILVPGSVQTLKRIVHASPRFCCQLITAVTALYDLSTDDLIPPHDLLEMVVSWVYDDPRLTLITFLNSPANLPRGFLELTPLPGLIRWCVLAPLAYKRNCKTSSAQSLMNGNSNKMCKEFENDVNNDFKILYSKLHLSVLQVLMILQGHLTEKNLYGRLELIMFDHVDRLVEDIIKIVKELNLSNPVKEIELTLDRLAQALQVGIASGALLCTRDDLRSICSALPHNSLLQLVLTGPVQQSPHTALPPGFYPHIHAPPAGYPMYSTHPVQTYMPGMAFSYRPIR, encoded by the exons ATGACTGATATTCGCCATTCCCTTTTGAGACGGGATGCTTTAAGTGCAGCAAAAGAACTCTTGTACCATTTGGATATCTTTTTTAGCAGCCAGCTGCAAAATGTACCAGGTCCACTGGTTGACAAGTCCACCATTGAGCTCGTAGAAGAATTTATTTTTCAGCTTTCAAAAGAACGTAATACtcaaccaaaa AGATTGAGCTCATTACAGGAGCTGCAGCTGTTGGAGATCATGTGTAGCTATTTCCAAGAACAAAGTAAAGATGCAGTTCGACAGATCATCTTCTCTGCACTGTTTGGTCCCCAGGGTAATAAAGCAGATGAAAACAGACTGGCTATGTTGGGAAAACTTGTATCCATGGCAATAGCAATCTGTCGAGTTCCTATCTTGGAATGTACTGCATTATGGTTGCAG AGAACACATGCAGTATTCTGTGTAAGACTTGCCAAGGTCCTTGCTGAGGATTACTGCATTTTGGTACCAGGATCAGTGCAGACCTTAAAACGAATTGTTCATGCTAGTCCTCGATTCTGCTGTCAGTtgatcactgctgtcactgcgttgTATGACCTTTCAACAG ATGACCTGATTCCTCCTCATGATCTACTGGAGATGGTTGTATCTTGGGTGTACGATGATCCACGGTTGACACTGATTACATTTTTGAACAGCCCAGCTAATCTCCCCCGTGGCTTTTTGGAGCTCACGCCACTTCCAGGCCTGATTCGCTGGTGTGTGCTCGCACCTTTGGCCTACAAAAGGAACTGCAAAACTTCTTCAGCTCAATCCTTAATGAATGGTAACAGCAATAAAATGTGCAAGGAGTTTGAAAATGATGTAAACAATGACTTCAAAATCCTTTATTCGAAGTTGCATTTAAGTGTTCTTCAGGTCCTTATGATACTTCAAGGCCATTTAACAGAAAAGAACTTGTATGGCCGTTTGGAGCTCATCATGTTCGATCATGTAGATCGGCTTGTTGAAGACATTATCAAAATAGTTAAAGAACTCAATCTTTCAAATCCTGTGAAGGAGATTGAGCTCACATTGGATAGATTAGCTCAAGCCCTGCAAGTTGGTATTGCATCAGGAGCACTACTGTGTACTAGAG ATGATTTACGATCGATCTGCTCTGCACTTCCACATAACAG CTTGCTTCAGTTGGTCCTAACTGGACCAGTACAACAGTCTCCGCATACTGCACTGCCACCAGGATTCTATCCACATATCCATGCACCACCTGCTGGATATCCTATGTATTCAACTCACCCAGTGCAGACATATATGCCGGGTATGGCTTTTTCATATAGACCAATCCGATAA